In a single window of the Arachis hypogaea cultivar Tifrunner chromosome 6, arahy.Tifrunner.gnm2.J5K5, whole genome shotgun sequence genome:
- the LOC112755795 gene encoding phototropic-responsive NPH3 family protein NPY1 isoform X3, with protein MTVTLNPYNVVAARCAAEFLEMTEDIDKGNLIFKIEVFLNSSIFRSWKDSIIVLQTTKALLPWSEDLKIIGRCIDSIASKTSVDPGNITWSYTYNRKLTEPDNIVEETSQEKVKHVPRDWWVEDICELDIDLYRRVMITVKSKGRMDGVVIGEALKIYAIRWLPESVDELVSGAHAQRYKTLVETIVCLLPSDNGVGCSCSFLLKLLKVAILVEADESSREELMKSISLKLHEASVKDLLIPARSPQSTMFDVDLVQGLLNRYMSEEKDGLNLEANEKKDKVNDESLLRSMSLLNVGKLVDGYIREISHDPNLSLASFIALLQSIPKSARPNHDGLYRAIDIYLKEHPGLTKAEKKNICGLMDVKKLTIDASMHAAQNDRLPLRVIVQVLYFEQVKASAIPQSINNVPHGPSNADSNGDDECKQTEGESCQYLDNQVCHLKEGELCKNGKLNKKNSKNSRSGTQLLPSRSRRIFDKLWNVGKGQAENRSSETSGSSNSPASIVPGDTKSSGSSLRHRRHSIS; from the exons ATGACAGTTACTCTAAATCCTTATAATGTAGTGGCTGCTCGTTGTGCTGCGGAGTTCCTTGAGATGACTGAAGATATCGATAAAGGAAACTTGATTTTCAAGATTGAGGTGTTTTTGAACTCTAGTATCTTTCGTAGCTGGAAAGATTCGATAATTGTTCTCCAAACAACAAAGGCTCTTCTTCCATGGTCTGAGGATCTGAAGATCATTGGGAGATGCATTGATTCCATTGCTTCAAAGACTTCAGTGGACCCAGGCAACATCACTTGGTCTTACACTTATAACCGGAAATTAACAGAACCGGATAATATTGTGGAGGAGACATCCCAAGAGAAAGTTAAGCATGTTCCAAGGGATTGGTGGGTTGAAGATATATGTGAATTGGACATTGATCTTTATAGAAGAGTGATGATTACAGTGAAATCAAAGGGAAGAATGGATGGTGTTGTGATTGGGGAGGCACTAAAAATCTATGCCATAAGATGGTTACCCGAGTCTGTAGATGAATTGGTGTCTGGTGCCCACGCCCAGAGGTACAAAACCTTGGTAGAAACCATTGTGTGTCTGCTGCCGAGTGATAATGGCGTTGGTTGTTCATGTAGCTTCTTGCTCAAGTTATTGAAAGTGGCAATACTAGTTGAAGCTGATGAGTCATCGAGAGAAGAGTTGATGAAGAGCATCAGCCTGAAATTACATGAAGCTTCTGTGAAAGACTTGTTGATTCCAGCAAGGTCTCCTCAAAGTACTATGTTTGATGTTGATTTAGTACAAGGTCTTTTGAATCGATACATGAGTGAAGAAAAGGACGGCCTTAATTTGGAAGCCAATGAGAAGAAAGATAAAGTAAATGATGAATCTCTTTTGAGGAGTATGTCCTTGTTGAATGTTGGCAAGTTGGTTGATGGTTATATCAGAGAAATTTCGCACGATCCGAATCTCAGCCTCGCTAGTTTTATTGCTTTGTTGCAGTCAATTCCAAAGTCTGCTAGGCCAAATCATGATGGTTTGTACAGAGCTATTGATATCTACTTGAAG GAGCACCCTGGTCTGACAAAAGCTGAAAAAAAGAACATATGTGGACTCATGGATGTCAAAAAATTAACCATTGATGCGTCGATGCACGCCGCTCAAAATGATCGTCTTCCTCTCCGAGTTATAGTGCAGGTTCTCTATTTTGAGCAGGTCAAAGCTTCTGCCATCCCTCAATCCATTAATAACGTTCCACACGGCCCTTCAAATGCTGACTCAAACGGAGACGACGAATGCAAACAAACTGAGGGTGAGAGCTGTCAATACCTTGACAACCAAGTATGTCACTTGAAAGAAGGAGAGTTGTGCAAGAATGGAAAGTTGAACAAGAAGAATAGCAAGAACAGCCGGAGTGGCACGCAGTTGTTGCCTTCTCGGTCGAGGAGGATCTTCGATAAGTTGTGGAATGTGGGAAAAGGGCAGGCAGAGAATAGGAGTTCAGAGACTTCAGGGAGTTCTAATAGCCCAGCTTCAATAGTTCCTGGGGACACCAAGTCTTCTGGTTCATCTTTAAGACATCGGAGGCATTCTATATCTTAG
- the LOC112755795 gene encoding phototropic-responsive NPH3 family protein NPY1 isoform X2 encodes MSYMHVKLYVSSELATDITITVGEVKFCLHKFPLLSKSNRLQKLVSKVDEENSDEIYLDDFPGGPKAFEVCAKFCYGMTVTLNPYNVVAARCAAEFLEMTEDIDKGNLIFKIEVFLNSSIFRSWKDSIIVLQTTKALLPWSEDLKIIGRCIDSIASKTSVDPGNITWSYTYNRKLTEPDNIVEETSQEKVKHVPRDWWVEDICELDIDLYRRVMITVKSKGRMDGVVIGEALKIYAIRWLPESVDELVSGAHAQRYKTLVETIVCLLPSDNGVGCSCSFLLKLLKVAILVEADESSREELMKSISLKLHEASVKDLLIPARSPQSTMFDVDLVQGLLNRYMSEEKDGLNLEANEKKDKVNDESLLRSMSLLNVGKLVDGYIREISHDPNLSLASFIALLQSIPKSARPNHDGLYRAIDIYLKEHPGLTKAEKKNICGLMDVKKLTIDASMHAAQNDRLPLRVIVQVLYFEQVKASAIPQSINNVPHGPSNADSNGDDECKQTEGESCQYLDNQVCHLKEGELCKNGKLNKKNSKNSRSGTQLLPSRSRRIFDKLWNVGKGQAENRSSETSGSSNSPASIVPGDTKSSGSSLRHRRHSIS; translated from the exons ATGAGTTATATGCATGTGAAATT GTATGTGTCATCTGAATTGGCTACAGATATCACAATCACTGTAGGTGAAGTTAAGTTTTGCCTTCACAAG TTCCCTCTACTGTCCAAGAGCAATCGATTACAGAAGTTGGTATCGAAGGTTGATGAAGAGAATTCTGATGAAATATACTTGGATGACTTCCCTGGAGGACCGAAGGCCTTCGAAGTTTGCGCAAAATTCTGCTATGGAATGACAGTTACTCTAAATCCTTATAATGTAGTGGCTGCTCGTTGTGCTGCGGAGTTCCTTGAGATGACTGAAGATATCGATAAAGGAAACTTGATTTTCAAGATTGAGGTGTTTTTGAACTCTAGTATCTTTCGTAGCTGGAAAGATTCGATAATTGTTCTCCAAACAACAAAGGCTCTTCTTCCATGGTCTGAGGATCTGAAGATCATTGGGAGATGCATTGATTCCATTGCTTCAAAGACTTCAGTGGACCCAGGCAACATCACTTGGTCTTACACTTATAACCGGAAATTAACAGAACCGGATAATATTGTGGAGGAGACATCCCAAGAGAAAGTTAAGCATGTTCCAAGGGATTGGTGGGTTGAAGATATATGTGAATTGGACATTGATCTTTATAGAAGAGTGATGATTACAGTGAAATCAAAGGGAAGAATGGATGGTGTTGTGATTGGGGAGGCACTAAAAATCTATGCCATAAGATGGTTACCCGAGTCTGTAGATGAATTGGTGTCTGGTGCCCACGCCCAGAGGTACAAAACCTTGGTAGAAACCATTGTGTGTCTGCTGCCGAGTGATAATGGCGTTGGTTGTTCATGTAGCTTCTTGCTCAAGTTATTGAAAGTGGCAATACTAGTTGAAGCTGATGAGTCATCGAGAGAAGAGTTGATGAAGAGCATCAGCCTGAAATTACATGAAGCTTCTGTGAAAGACTTGTTGATTCCAGCAAGGTCTCCTCAAAGTACTATGTTTGATGTTGATTTAGTACAAGGTCTTTTGAATCGATACATGAGTGAAGAAAAGGACGGCCTTAATTTGGAAGCCAATGAGAAGAAAGATAAAGTAAATGATGAATCTCTTTTGAGGAGTATGTCCTTGTTGAATGTTGGCAAGTTGGTTGATGGTTATATCAGAGAAATTTCGCACGATCCGAATCTCAGCCTCGCTAGTTTTATTGCTTTGTTGCAGTCAATTCCAAAGTCTGCTAGGCCAAATCATGATGGTTTGTACAGAGCTATTGATATCTACTTGAAG GAGCACCCTGGTCTGACAAAAGCTGAAAAAAAGAACATATGTGGACTCATGGATGTCAAAAAATTAACCATTGATGCGTCGATGCACGCCGCTCAAAATGATCGTCTTCCTCTCCGAGTTATAGTGCAGGTTCTCTATTTTGAGCAGGTCAAAGCTTCTGCCATCCCTCAATCCATTAATAACGTTCCACACGGCCCTTCAAATGCTGACTCAAACGGAGACGACGAATGCAAACAAACTGAGGGTGAGAGCTGTCAATACCTTGACAACCAAGTATGTCACTTGAAAGAAGGAGAGTTGTGCAAGAATGGAAAGTTGAACAAGAAGAATAGCAAGAACAGCCGGAGTGGCACGCAGTTGTTGCCTTCTCGGTCGAGGAGGATCTTCGATAAGTTGTGGAATGTGGGAAAAGGGCAGGCAGAGAATAGGAGTTCAGAGACTTCAGGGAGTTCTAATAGCCCAGCTTCAATAGTTCCTGGGGACACCAAGTCTTCTGGTTCATCTTTAAGACATCGGAGGCATTCTATATCTTAG
- the LOC112755795 gene encoding phototropic-responsive NPH3 family protein NPY1 isoform X1 — protein sequence MKFMKLGSKPDALKADGKSVRYVSSELATDITITVGEVKFCLHKFPLLSKSNRLQKLVSKVDEENSDEIYLDDFPGGPKAFEVCAKFCYGMTVTLNPYNVVAARCAAEFLEMTEDIDKGNLIFKIEVFLNSSIFRSWKDSIIVLQTTKALLPWSEDLKIIGRCIDSIASKTSVDPGNITWSYTYNRKLTEPDNIVEETSQEKVKHVPRDWWVEDICELDIDLYRRVMITVKSKGRMDGVVIGEALKIYAIRWLPESVDELVSGAHAQRYKTLVETIVCLLPSDNGVGCSCSFLLKLLKVAILVEADESSREELMKSISLKLHEASVKDLLIPARSPQSTMFDVDLVQGLLNRYMSEEKDGLNLEANEKKDKVNDESLLRSMSLLNVGKLVDGYIREISHDPNLSLASFIALLQSIPKSARPNHDGLYRAIDIYLKEHPGLTKAEKKNICGLMDVKKLTIDASMHAAQNDRLPLRVIVQVLYFEQVKASAIPQSINNVPHGPSNADSNGDDECKQTEGESCQYLDNQVCHLKEGELCKNGKLNKKNSKNSRSGTQLLPSRSRRIFDKLWNVGKGQAENRSSETSGSSNSPASIVPGDTKSSGSSLRHRRHSIS from the exons atgaagtttATGAAGTTGGGATCAAAGCCTGATGCCCTTAAAGCTGATGGAAAATCTGTCAG GTATGTGTCATCTGAATTGGCTACAGATATCACAATCACTGTAGGTGAAGTTAAGTTTTGCCTTCACAAG TTCCCTCTACTGTCCAAGAGCAATCGATTACAGAAGTTGGTATCGAAGGTTGATGAAGAGAATTCTGATGAAATATACTTGGATGACTTCCCTGGAGGACCGAAGGCCTTCGAAGTTTGCGCAAAATTCTGCTATGGAATGACAGTTACTCTAAATCCTTATAATGTAGTGGCTGCTCGTTGTGCTGCGGAGTTCCTTGAGATGACTGAAGATATCGATAAAGGAAACTTGATTTTCAAGATTGAGGTGTTTTTGAACTCTAGTATCTTTCGTAGCTGGAAAGATTCGATAATTGTTCTCCAAACAACAAAGGCTCTTCTTCCATGGTCTGAGGATCTGAAGATCATTGGGAGATGCATTGATTCCATTGCTTCAAAGACTTCAGTGGACCCAGGCAACATCACTTGGTCTTACACTTATAACCGGAAATTAACAGAACCGGATAATATTGTGGAGGAGACATCCCAAGAGAAAGTTAAGCATGTTCCAAGGGATTGGTGGGTTGAAGATATATGTGAATTGGACATTGATCTTTATAGAAGAGTGATGATTACAGTGAAATCAAAGGGAAGAATGGATGGTGTTGTGATTGGGGAGGCACTAAAAATCTATGCCATAAGATGGTTACCCGAGTCTGTAGATGAATTGGTGTCTGGTGCCCACGCCCAGAGGTACAAAACCTTGGTAGAAACCATTGTGTGTCTGCTGCCGAGTGATAATGGCGTTGGTTGTTCATGTAGCTTCTTGCTCAAGTTATTGAAAGTGGCAATACTAGTTGAAGCTGATGAGTCATCGAGAGAAGAGTTGATGAAGAGCATCAGCCTGAAATTACATGAAGCTTCTGTGAAAGACTTGTTGATTCCAGCAAGGTCTCCTCAAAGTACTATGTTTGATGTTGATTTAGTACAAGGTCTTTTGAATCGATACATGAGTGAAGAAAAGGACGGCCTTAATTTGGAAGCCAATGAGAAGAAAGATAAAGTAAATGATGAATCTCTTTTGAGGAGTATGTCCTTGTTGAATGTTGGCAAGTTGGTTGATGGTTATATCAGAGAAATTTCGCACGATCCGAATCTCAGCCTCGCTAGTTTTATTGCTTTGTTGCAGTCAATTCCAAAGTCTGCTAGGCCAAATCATGATGGTTTGTACAGAGCTATTGATATCTACTTGAAG GAGCACCCTGGTCTGACAAAAGCTGAAAAAAAGAACATATGTGGACTCATGGATGTCAAAAAATTAACCATTGATGCGTCGATGCACGCCGCTCAAAATGATCGTCTTCCTCTCCGAGTTATAGTGCAGGTTCTCTATTTTGAGCAGGTCAAAGCTTCTGCCATCCCTCAATCCATTAATAACGTTCCACACGGCCCTTCAAATGCTGACTCAAACGGAGACGACGAATGCAAACAAACTGAGGGTGAGAGCTGTCAATACCTTGACAACCAAGTATGTCACTTGAAAGAAGGAGAGTTGTGCAAGAATGGAAAGTTGAACAAGAAGAATAGCAAGAACAGCCGGAGTGGCACGCAGTTGTTGCCTTCTCGGTCGAGGAGGATCTTCGATAAGTTGTGGAATGTGGGAAAAGGGCAGGCAGAGAATAGGAGTTCAGAGACTTCAGGGAGTTCTAATAGCCCAGCTTCAATAGTTCCTGGGGACACCAAGTCTTCTGGTTCATCTTTAAGACATCGGAGGCATTCTATATCTTAG